From one Sphingomonas sp. BT-65 genomic stretch:
- a CDS encoding site-2 protease family protein, producing the protein MNPNSFVYDIAVWLIPLVIAIVFHEVAHGLVARALGDPTAAERKRLSLNPLRHVDPIGTVALPLILALAKAPVFGWAKPVLVNYARLRSPRRDMMLVALAGPGMNFALALVGAVLLGVLLAVADGAQPGSLTAFAGENLLNFVAVNIFLALFNLLPIPPFDGGHVVQGLLPPPLAKRWASFGRFGFPLLFILLLVVPAIWPNANIVARLIVPPAQAVTGWYLSIAAAIAG; encoded by the coding sequence ATGAACCCTAATTCCTTCGTCTACGACATCGCCGTCTGGCTGATCCCGCTGGTGATCGCGATCGTGTTCCACGAGGTCGCGCACGGCCTAGTCGCGCGGGCGCTGGGGGATCCGACGGCCGCGGAGCGCAAGCGCCTGTCGCTCAATCCGCTTCGCCACGTCGACCCGATCGGCACGGTCGCATTGCCGCTGATCCTCGCGCTCGCCAAAGCGCCCGTGTTCGGCTGGGCGAAGCCGGTCCTGGTCAACTATGCGCGGCTGCGCTCGCCCCGGCGCGACATGATGCTGGTCGCGCTGGCCGGCCCGGGCATGAACTTCGCGCTCGCGCTGGTCGGCGCGGTGCTGCTGGGTGTCCTTCTAGCCGTGGCGGATGGTGCCCAGCCGGGCAGCCTCACGGCGTTTGCCGGCGAGAATCTGCTCAACTTCGTTGCCGTGAACATCTTCCTGGCGTTGTTCAATCTGTTGCCGATCCCGCCCTTCGACGGCGGGCATGTTGTGCAGGGCCTGCTGCCGCCGCCGCTTGCGAAGCGCTGGGCGTCGTTCGGGCGGTTCGGATTTCCGCTGCTGTTCATCCTGCTGCTCGTGGTTCCCGCGATCTGGCCGAACGCCAACATCGTCGCGCGACTGATTGTTCCCCCGGCGCAGGCAGTGACCGGGTGGTATCTGTCGATCGCCGCGGCGATAGCCGGCTGA
- the truB gene encoding tRNA pseudouridine(55) synthase TruB — protein sequence MHGWIVLDKPLGLGSTQGVSAVKRALREGGYGKWKVGHGGTLDPLATGVLPIAVGEATKLAGRMLDSDKLYDFTIRFGVETDTLDLEGGEVAVSEVRPSRNEVAAILPRFTGPIEQIPPVFSALKVDGERAYDLARKGETVALASRAVTIHALEIRDIGEDSATLTAHVSKGTYIRSLARDIAHALGTVGHVTMLRRIKAGPFTLDSAISLDKLADAAKGQRLEDCLLPLRAGLDDIPALSLTPDQAGLLRQGQKLVGIAADDGQHFALNGDTPVALVEVSDGDVRVVRGFNL from the coding sequence ATGCATGGCTGGATCGTCCTCGACAAGCCGCTGGGACTCGGCTCGACCCAGGGGGTGAGCGCGGTCAAGCGCGCGCTGCGCGAGGGTGGCTACGGCAAGTGGAAGGTCGGCCATGGCGGCACACTCGATCCGCTGGCGACCGGGGTGCTGCCGATCGCGGTGGGCGAAGCCACCAAGCTCGCGGGCCGCATGCTCGACAGCGACAAACTCTATGATTTCACCATCCGCTTCGGCGTGGAGACCGACACGCTCGATCTGGAGGGCGGCGAGGTCGCGGTGTCCGAGGTTCGGCCGTCGCGCAACGAGGTGGCAGCGATCCTGCCGCGCTTCACCGGTCCGATCGAGCAGATCCCGCCCGTCTTTTCCGCGCTCAAGGTCGATGGCGAGCGCGCCTATGATCTGGCGCGCAAGGGCGAGACGGTTGCACTCGCGAGCCGCGCGGTGACGATTCATGCGCTGGAGATTCGGGATATCGGCGAGGACAGCGCCACGCTCACTGCCCATGTATCCAAAGGCACCTATATCCGTTCCCTCGCGCGCGACATCGCGCACGCGCTCGGCACGGTCGGCCATGTGACGATGCTCCGCCGCATCAAGGCGGGACCGTTCACCCTCGATTCCGCGATTTCGCTGGACAAACTGGCCGATGCCGCTAAGGGCCAGCGGCTTGAAGATTGCCTCCTGCCGTTGAGGGCGGGGCTGGACGACATCCCGGCTCTATCCCTCACCCCCGATCAGGCAGGGCTGCTCCGTCAGGGGCAAAAGCTGGTCGGGATCGCCGCTGATGATGGCCAACACTTTGCGCTGAACGGCGACACGCCGGTCGCGCTGGTCGAGGTTTCGGACGGAGACGTCCGGGTCGTCCGCGGCTTCAACCTGTAA
- the rpsO gene encoding 30S ribosomal protein S15 translates to MSITTERKEALIKEHGRAEGDTGSPEVQVAILTERIQNLTGHFKGHAKDNHSRRGLLMLVNKRRSLLDYLRKKDGDRYTALIAKLGLRK, encoded by the coding sequence ATGTCGATCACGACCGAGCGCAAGGAAGCGCTCATCAAGGAACATGGCCGCGCCGAAGGCGATACCGGCAGCCCCGAAGTCCAGGTGGCGATCCTCACCGAGCGGATCCAGAACCTGACCGGTCACTTCAAGGGCCACGCCAAGGACAATCACTCGCGCCGCGGCCTGCTGATGCTGGTCAACAAGCGCCGCAGCCTCCTCGACTACCTCCGCAAGAAGGACGGGGACCGCTACACCGCACTCATCGCGAAGCTCGGCCTTCGCAAGTAA
- the pnp gene encoding polyribonucleotide nucleotidyltransferase has protein sequence MFDKKTVSIEWGGQTLTLETGKVARQADGAIMATLGETVVLCAVTAAKTVKEGQDFFPLTVHYQEKYSAAGRIPGGFFKRERGATEKETLVSRLIDRPIRPLFPEGFYNEINAIAQVLSYDGENEPDILAMVAASAALTISGVPFMGPIGAARVGYVDGEYILNPTDEQVAEGDLDLVVAATYDAVMMVESEANELSEEIMLGAVLFAHDACREVIKAIVKLAEQAAKEPWELDLVDDKSATLAKLNEVIGADIAAAYKLTDKQQRQNALNAARTKARDAFADLKESDPAQYLGTLKLVKKLEANIVRGAILKDGIRIDGRSTTQIRPIVAETHFLPRAHGSALFTRGETQTIATCTLGTKDAEQMIDGLNGLSYQHFMLHYNFPPYSVGEVGRFGAPGRREVGHGKLAWRALHPVLPTKDEFPYTVRLTSDITESNGSSSMASVCGGSLAMMDAGVPIKRPVSGIAMGLILEGKDFAILSDILGDEDHLGDMDFKVAGTSEGITTMQMDIKIAGITKEIFEAALKQAKDGRAHILGEMNKALGEARSELSAHAPRIETMQIDKSKIRDVIGTGGKVIREIVATTGAKVDIDDEGVIKISSSDVSQIEAAMNWIKGIVEEAEVGKIYNGKVVNLVDFGAFVNFMGGKDGLVHVSEIKNERVEKVSDVLSEGQEVKVKVLEIDQRGKVRLSMRVVDQETGEELEDTRPAREPRERGERGDRGEGRGDRRRDGGRGGDRGDRGPRREGGDRDRGPRGDRGPRSERSESKDEGGEDIGLPAFLTGGDD, from the coding sequence ATGTTCGACAAGAAAACCGTATCGATCGAGTGGGGCGGACAAACCCTGACACTCGAAACGGGCAAGGTTGCCCGCCAGGCCGACGGCGCCATCATGGCGACGCTCGGCGAAACCGTGGTGCTGTGCGCCGTCACCGCCGCGAAGACCGTGAAGGAAGGGCAGGATTTCTTCCCGCTCACCGTCCACTATCAGGAGAAGTATTCGGCCGCGGGACGCATCCCGGGCGGCTTCTTCAAGCGCGAGCGCGGCGCGACCGAGAAGGAGACCCTGGTCTCCCGCCTGATCGACCGCCCCATCCGCCCGCTGTTCCCCGAGGGGTTCTACAACGAGATCAACGCCATCGCTCAGGTGCTGAGCTATGACGGCGAGAACGAGCCCGATATCCTCGCGATGGTCGCGGCCTCGGCCGCCCTCACCATCTCGGGCGTGCCGTTCATGGGCCCGATCGGCGCCGCGCGCGTCGGCTATGTCGATGGCGAATATATCCTCAACCCGACCGACGAGCAGGTTGCCGAGGGCGATCTCGATCTCGTCGTCGCCGCCACCTACGACGCGGTGATGATGGTCGAATCCGAAGCCAATGAGCTGTCGGAAGAGATCATGCTCGGCGCCGTGCTGTTCGCGCACGACGCGTGCCGCGAGGTGATCAAGGCGATCGTCAAGCTCGCCGAGCAGGCCGCCAAGGAGCCGTGGGAGCTCGACCTGGTCGACGACAAGTCGGCGACGCTCGCCAAGCTCAACGAAGTCATCGGCGCCGACATCGCCGCCGCCTACAAGCTGACCGACAAGCAGCAGCGCCAGAACGCGCTCAACGCCGCGCGCACCAAGGCACGCGACGCCTTCGCCGATCTCAAGGAAAGCGATCCGGCGCAGTATCTCGGTACGCTCAAGCTGGTGAAGAAGCTCGAGGCGAACATCGTCCGCGGCGCGATCCTCAAGGACGGCATCCGCATCGACGGCCGCTCGACCACGCAGATCCGCCCGATCGTGGCGGAGACGCACTTCCTGCCGCGCGCGCACGGCTCGGCGCTGTTCACCCGCGGCGAGACGCAGACCATCGCCACCTGTACGCTCGGCACCAAGGACGCCGAGCAGATGATCGATGGCCTGAACGGCCTCAGCTACCAGCACTTCATGCTGCACTATAACTTCCCGCCCTATTCGGTCGGCGAAGTCGGCCGCTTCGGCGCGCCGGGCCGCCGCGAAGTCGGCCATGGCAAGCTGGCGTGGCGCGCGCTGCACCCGGTGCTGCCGACCAAGGACGAGTTCCCCTACACCGTGCGCCTGACCAGCGACATCACCGAGTCCAATGGCTCGTCGTCGATGGCGTCGGTGTGCGGCGGGTCGCTCGCGATGATGGACGCCGGCGTGCCGATCAAGCGTCCGGTCAGCGGCATCGCGATGGGCCTGATCCTCGAGGGCAAGGATTTCGCGATCCTCAGCGACATCCTCGGCGACGAGGATCACCTCGGCGACATGGACTTCAAGGTGGCGGGCACGTCCGAAGGCATCACCACGATGCAGATGGACATCAAGATCGCCGGCATCACCAAGGAGATCTTCGAGGCAGCGCTGAAGCAGGCCAAGGACGGCCGCGCGCACATCCTGGGCGAGATGAACAAGGCGCTGGGCGAGGCTCGCTCGGAGCTGTCGGCGCATGCGCCGCGCATCGAGACGATGCAGATCGACAAGTCGAAGATCCGCGACGTGATCGGCACTGGAGGCAAGGTGATCCGCGAGATCGTCGCCACCACCGGCGCCAAGGTCGATATCGATGACGAGGGCGTGATCAAGATCAGCTCGTCCGACGTGTCGCAGATCGAAGCCGCAATGAACTGGATCAAGGGCATCGTCGAAGAGGCCGAGGTCGGCAAGATCTACAACGGCAAGGTCGTCAACTTGGTCGATTTCGGCGCGTTCGTGAACTTCATGGGCGGCAAGGACGGCCTCGTCCACGTCTCGGAGATCAAGAACGAGCGCGTCGAGAAGGTCTCGGATGTCCTGAGCGAAGGCCAGGAGGTCAAGGTCAAGGTGCTCGAGATCGATCAGCGCGGCAAGGTCCGCCTGTCGATGCGCGTTGTCGACCAGGAGACCGGCGAGGAGCTCGAGGACACGCGTCCGGCCCGTGAGCCGCGTGAGCGTGGCGAGCGTGGTGACCGGGGCGAAGGCCGAGGTGACCGTCGTCGCGACGGCGGGCGCGGTGGCGATCGGGGCGACCGTGGTCCCCGTCGCGAGGGCGGCGATCGCGATCGCGGCCCGCGCGGTGATCGTGGTCCCCGTAGCGAGCGCTCCGAAAGCAAGGACGAAGGCGGCGAGGACATCGGCCTGCCGGCGTTCCTGACCGGCGGAGACGACTGA
- a CDS encoding NAD(P)-dependent alcohol dehydrogenase, with protein MPSQVLAYAAQSATTPLAPFSFDRRDVQPDDVAIEILFCGVCHSDLHTARSEWDGTIFPCVPGHEIVGRASAVGSEVTKFAAGDLVGVGCMVDSCGTCPSCHDGDEQYCEGTGFVGTYNGPDKHLGGHTFGGYSDRIVVKESFVLRIGQDEADLAAVAPLLCAGITTYSPLKHWGAGPGKKVGVVGIGGLGHMGVKIDAAMGAHVVAFTTSESKRGDALALGAHEVVVSRNAEEMAAHANSFDFILNTVAASHDLDAFTALLKRDGTLTLVGVPEHAHPSPSVMNLVFRRRAIAGSLIGGIAETQEMLDFCQAHGLVADIEMIAMQDIDAAYDRMVKGDVKYRFVIDMASLEGAVA; from the coding sequence ATGCCCAGCCAAGTCCTGGCCTATGCCGCGCAATCGGCGACCACCCCGCTTGCCCCGTTCAGCTTCGACCGGCGCGACGTCCAGCCCGACGACGTCGCGATCGAGATCCTGTTCTGCGGCGTGTGCCATTCGGACCTCCACACCGCGCGCAGCGAGTGGGACGGCACGATCTTTCCCTGCGTCCCCGGCCACGAGATCGTCGGGCGGGCGAGTGCGGTGGGCAGCGAGGTGACAAAGTTCGCGGCCGGCGACCTGGTCGGCGTCGGCTGCATGGTCGACAGCTGCGGCACCTGCCCCTCATGCCATGACGGCGACGAGCAATATTGCGAGGGGACTGGCTTCGTCGGCACCTATAACGGGCCGGACAAGCATCTCGGCGGCCACACCTTTGGCGGCTATTCGGACAGGATCGTGGTCAAAGAGAGCTTCGTGTTGCGCATCGGCCAAGACGAGGCCGATCTCGCCGCGGTCGCGCCGTTGTTGTGCGCGGGCATCACCACCTATTCGCCGCTCAAGCATTGGGGCGCCGGGCCGGGCAAGAAGGTCGGCGTGGTCGGCATTGGCGGTCTCGGCCATATGGGCGTCAAGATCGACGCGGCGATGGGCGCGCATGTCGTCGCCTTCACAACTTCGGAGAGCAAGCGTGGCGACGCGCTTGCGCTGGGCGCACATGAGGTCGTGGTCTCGCGCAACGCGGAGGAAATGGCGGCGCACGCCAACAGCTTCGACTTCATCCTCAACACGGTGGCGGCGAGCCACGATCTCGACGCGTTCACCGCGCTGTTGAAGCGCGACGGCACGCTGACTTTGGTCGGCGTGCCCGAGCATGCGCACCCCTCGCCCTCGGTGATGAACCTGGTCTTCCGCCGCCGCGCGATCGCCGGATCGCTGATCGGCGGGATCGCCGAGACGCAGGAGATGCTCGATTTCTGCCAGGCCCACGGCCTTGTCGCGGACATCGAGATGATCGCGATGCAGGACATCGACGCCGCTTATGACCGGATGGTCAAGGGCGATGTCAAATACCGCTTCGTGATCGACATGGCCTCGCTCGAGGGTGCGGTCGCCTGA
- a CDS encoding serine hydrolase, giving the protein MRHLFLLLALASVAVCPPAAAQAEVRVAFDLRGETGMRAAGVADRATGRPVTADDPVRIASISKLVVALGVMRMVEAEQLDLDRDVSEVLGWQVRNPAFPDVPVTLRQLLSHRSGLIDPEEYRVPLGDRLADMVARSQLWDAGHRPGAYFRYANIGFPVIASVMEKASGERFDRLMQRLVLAPLKLDACFNWSTCSDAKIARHVVLYRATGEVALDDLRGKRPDCPAIVKAGCDLAGYRLGENGALFSPQGGLRASMRDLAVIGRMLLQGGGSFLSRKSIAELERVAWRFDGTNGDTSNGFYCRYGLAVTTLPTARDGCSDDLFGDRRTRVGHAGEAYGLRSGLWIDRAKETGVAFFATATPGDSKGVTAFSREEERLAREK; this is encoded by the coding sequence ATGCGCCATCTGTTCCTGCTGCTCGCGCTGGCGAGCGTCGCGGTCTGTCCGCCAGCGGCGGCCCAAGCGGAGGTACGCGTCGCCTTCGACCTGCGCGGCGAGACCGGGATGCGTGCCGCAGGCGTCGCCGATCGCGCGACCGGCCGCCCCGTCACCGCCGACGATCCGGTGCGGATCGCGAGCATCTCCAAGCTGGTGGTCGCGCTGGGCGTGATGCGGATGGTCGAAGCGGAGCAGCTCGACCTCGACCGTGATGTGAGCGAGGTGCTCGGCTGGCAGGTGCGCAACCCGGCCTTTCCCGATGTGCCGGTGACACTGCGGCAGCTCCTCTCGCACCGTTCGGGACTGATCGACCCCGAGGAATATCGCGTGCCGCTGGGCGACCGGCTGGCCGACATGGTGGCGCGGTCGCAGCTCTGGGACGCCGGGCACCGGCCGGGCGCGTACTTCCGCTACGCAAATATTGGCTTTCCGGTGATCGCGAGCGTGATGGAGAAGGCCAGCGGCGAGCGCTTTGATCGTCTCATGCAGCGGCTGGTGCTGGCACCGCTCAAGCTCGACGCCTGCTTCAACTGGTCGACGTGCAGCGATGCGAAGATCGCGCGCCACGTGGTGCTGTATCGCGCGACTGGTGAGGTGGCGCTGGACGATCTGCGCGGCAAGCGGCCGGACTGCCCGGCGATCGTCAAGGCGGGGTGCGATCTCGCCGGATATCGGCTGGGGGAGAATGGCGCGCTGTTCTCGCCGCAGGGCGGGTTGCGCGCATCGATGCGCGATCTCGCGGTGATCGGGCGGATGCTGCTGCAGGGCGGCGGGAGCTTCCTCAGCCGCAAGTCGATCGCCGAGCTGGAGCGCGTGGCGTGGCGGTTCGACGGGACGAACGGGGATACGTCGAACGGTTTCTATTGCCGGTACGGGCTCGCGGTGACGACGCTGCCGACGGCGCGGGACGGGTGTTCCGACGATCTGTTCGGGGACAGGCGCACGCGTGTGGGGCATGCCGGTGAGGCCTATGGGCTGCGTTCGGGGTTGTGGATCGATCGCGCGAAGGAAACGGGCGTGGCGTTCTTCGCGACGGCGACGCCGGGCGACAGCAAAGGCGTCACGGCGTTCAGCCGGGAAGAGGAACGGCTCGCGCGGGAGAAGTGA
- a CDS encoding Rrf2 family transcriptional regulator, producing the protein MLTQRSRYALRAMLFLAKQPRDGAPTPMTRIAAEANVPRKFLELILADLREAGFLDSTRGKMGGYRLARPNHLISLGEIIRVIEGPLALVPCVSRTAYRPCLDCKDEAACAIRHAMARVRDETARILDGTSLADATAEELAAA; encoded by the coding sequence ATGCTTACCCAGCGTTCCCGTTATGCCCTGCGCGCCATGCTGTTCCTGGCGAAGCAGCCGCGGGACGGCGCGCCGACGCCGATGACCCGCATCGCCGCCGAGGCGAACGTGCCGCGCAAGTTCCTCGAGCTGATCCTCGCCGACCTGCGTGAGGCAGGATTCCTCGATTCGACGCGCGGCAAAATGGGCGGCTATCGCCTCGCGCGGCCCAACCACCTCATCTCATTGGGCGAGATCATCCGCGTCATTGAGGGGCCACTGGCGCTGGTGCCGTGCGTCAGCCGCACCGCCTATCGCCCGTGCCTCGACTGCAAGGACGAAGCCGCCTGCGCGATCCGCCACGCGATGGCGCGCGTGCGCGACGAGACCGCGCGGATCCTCGACGGCACCAGCCTTGCGGACGCCACCGCCGAGGAGCTGGCGGCGGCCTAG
- the mscL gene encoding large conductance mechanosensitive channel protein MscL, protein MINEFKAFIARGNVLDLAVAVIIGAAFGKIVTSLTEDIIMPVIGKIFGGLDFSSYFLVLGEVPANLQGSTDYAALKKAGVPLFGYGEFITQSVNFLIIAFIIFLLIRAVNRIVPATQAAAAEDPADVVLLREIRDELKKRNAAA, encoded by the coding sequence ATGATCAACGAATTCAAGGCCTTCATCGCGCGCGGCAATGTGCTCGACCTCGCCGTCGCGGTCATCATCGGCGCGGCATTCGGCAAGATCGTGACCTCGCTGACCGAGGACATCATCATGCCGGTGATCGGCAAGATCTTCGGCGGGCTCGATTTCTCGAGCTATTTCCTGGTGCTGGGCGAGGTGCCGGCGAACCTTCAGGGCTCGACCGACTATGCCGCGCTCAAAAAGGCCGGCGTGCCGCTGTTCGGCTATGGCGAGTTCATCACCCAGTCGGTGAACTTCCTGATCATCGCCTTCATCATCTTCCTGCTGATCCGCGCGGTGAACCGTATCGTCCCGGCGACGCAGGCCGCGGCGGCCGAGGATCCAGCCGATGTCGTGCTGCTCCGCGAGATTCGCGACGAGCTGAAGAAGCGCAACGCCGCGGCCTAG
- a CDS encoding LemA family protein translates to MKLRLVAALVSAALLSACGLNSVPTAEEAAKAKWAEVQNQYQRRADLIPNLVSTVRAAGAQEKSILVEVTQARAAATQVRVSDADLTDPAKVQAFDRAQNAVTLSLQRLQEAYPELKSQANYATLMTQLEGTENRIGISRRDYNEAVQSYNTTIRTFPDAIGAKIFYGAKPMTPFQATTPGAETAPSVNFGNES, encoded by the coding sequence ATGAAGCTTCGTCTCGTTGCTGCGCTGGTTTCCGCCGCCCTGCTGTCGGCCTGCGGGCTCAACAGCGTGCCCACTGCCGAGGAAGCGGCGAAGGCGAAATGGGCCGAGGTGCAGAACCAGTATCAGCGCCGCGCCGACCTGATCCCCAACCTCGTCTCGACCGTCCGTGCCGCCGGCGCGCAGGAGAAGTCGATCCTGGTCGAGGTGACCCAGGCGCGCGCCGCCGCCACTCAGGTGCGCGTCAGCGACGCCGATCTGACCGACCCGGCCAAGGTCCAGGCGTTCGACCGCGCGCAGAATGCGGTCACGCTGTCGCTGCAGCGGCTGCAGGAAGCCTATCCCGAGCTCAAGAGCCAGGCCAATTATGCGACGCTGATGACTCAGCTCGAGGGCACCGAGAACCGCATCGGCATCTCGCGCCGCGACTATAACGAGGCGGTGCAGAGCTATAACACCACCATCCGTACCTTCCCCGACGCGATCGGCGCCAAGATTTTCTACGGCGCCAAGCCGATGACCCCGTTCCAGGCGACCACGCCGGGGGCGGAGACGGCACCGAGCGTGAATTTCGGAAACGAGAGCTGA
- a CDS encoding YgcG family protein has protein sequence MMHRAVLLAAIVLIGCGSKSEGSAPRDLPALTGRVVDKADLLPPDKEGLLTRELAAAEKKTRAQFVVVTLPSLGGRRIEDVGVELGRAWGVGRYDIDDGVMLIVAPTERRVRIEVGYGLEGVLRDEEAMAIITDRIMPRFRQGDMAAGIMDGSAAIIREIDVPGATP, from the coding sequence ATGATGCATCGCGCTGTCCTGCTGGCCGCCATCGTCCTGATCGGTTGCGGGAGTAAATCGGAAGGGAGCGCGCCGCGCGACCTGCCCGCGCTGACTGGGCGCGTGGTCGACAAGGCCGATTTGCTGCCGCCCGACAAGGAAGGACTGCTGACTCGTGAATTGGCGGCGGCGGAAAAGAAGACGCGTGCGCAGTTCGTTGTGGTCACTCTGCCGAGCCTCGGTGGCCGGCGCATCGAGGACGTCGGTGTCGAATTGGGGCGTGCATGGGGAGTCGGGCGCTACGATATCGACGATGGCGTGATGCTGATCGTCGCGCCGACCGAACGCAGGGTGCGGATCGAGGTCGGCTACGGCCTGGAGGGTGTACTGCGCGACGAAGAAGCGATGGCGATCATCACCGACCGCATTATGCCGCGATTCAGGCAAGGTGACATGGCCGCCGGGATTATGGATGGAAGCGCCGCGATCATTCGAGAAATCGACGTGCCGGGAGCAACCCCATGA
- a CDS encoding YgcG family protein — protein sequence MRPLYLFLALMLAVLAGTAAQAQTFPKLTGRVVDAANLLSPEQEAQLTAMSDATEKATGRQLVVATVPDLQDYPIEDFGYKLGRAWKIGQSEADNGIILLVAPTERKVRIEVGYGLEPIMTDALSGMIIRDTILPAFRSGDMGGGIVAGANAINEQLKLPLEAAEVRAKQLVDAGSRQRSRGGGANWFVIAFWIFVVLTVVLPIVIGAARGKKYRGGHAPVVIWGPGWGDGGSSWGGSSWGDGGGSSWGGGGGGFSGGGGSFGGGGASGGW from the coding sequence ATGAGGCCGCTGTATCTGTTCCTCGCCCTCATGCTCGCGGTGCTGGCCGGCACCGCGGCGCAGGCGCAGACCTTCCCCAAGCTGACTGGCCGGGTGGTCGATGCCGCCAATCTGCTCAGCCCCGAGCAGGAAGCGCAGCTGACCGCGATGTCGGACGCGACCGAGAAGGCCACGGGGCGGCAGCTGGTCGTCGCCACCGTGCCCGACCTGCAGGACTATCCGATCGAGGATTTCGGCTACAAGCTCGGCCGCGCGTGGAAGATCGGCCAGTCGGAGGCCGACAACGGCATCATCCTGCTGGTCGCACCCACCGAGCGCAAGGTGCGGATCGAGGTCGGCTATGGCCTCGAGCCGATCATGACCGACGCGCTCTCCGGCATGATCATCCGCGACACGATCCTGCCGGCCTTTCGCAGCGGCGACATGGGCGGCGGTATCGTCGCGGGCGCGAACGCGATCAACGAGCAGCTCAAATTGCCGCTCGAAGCCGCCGAGGTGCGCGCCAAGCAGCTCGTCGACGCGGGCAGCCGTCAGCGATCGCGCGGCGGTGGCGCGAACTGGTTCGTGATCGCCTTCTGGATCTTCGTCGTCCTGACGGTGGTGCTGCCGATCGTGATCGGCGCGGCGCGTGGCAAGAAATACCGGGGTGGCCATGCCCCGGTGGTGATCTGGGGCCCGGGCTGGGGCGATGGCGGTTCCTCCTGGGGCGGGTCGTCTTGGGGAGATGGCGGCGGATCGTCCTGGGGCGGTGGAGGCGGTGGCTTCTCGGGCGGCGGCGGGTCGTTCGGCGGCGGCGGCGCATCGGGGGGCTGGTGA